The following proteins come from a genomic window of Hydractinia symbiolongicarpus strain clone_291-10 chromosome 2, HSymV2.1, whole genome shotgun sequence:
- the LOC130627221 gene encoding uncharacterized protein LOC130627221: MGKGFWKSVKPLFNEKAKYGKERIILVDKYIQYNNDSDIANIFNEYFNKITDNLNMPHIPQALSSKCDAVLAAVENLFSLAEIIPLYKKGSSTDKVNYRPVSLLPTVSKVFESILAKQLLPFFNTFLSKYLCGFRKSYSCQYAILNMLQKWQECLSKSGKVGAVLMDLSKAFDCLPSGLLIAKLEAYGVGYNTLKLVLSYLSNRKHRVRLGSSGDTCNFADDNTIFSCKSSITAVLESLHSDIVKVVNWFNSNGMVANPSKFQMIILGADVGNISIQIGSSSIAPSKQVKLLGITLDEKLSFYPHVKGMCKSASSKTKALLRIRNFLKQDQATHERALCAKTGLMQKTYTEILEISSMMPIHDRNLKSLVTEVYKCLHGLNPELMWDIFRKKETTYSLRRGTVLVIPPSKSSIGQNSFQFRASLAWNYLPACVKNVTDLKEFKSVIRHVEIYCQCKLCAAHSGINR, from the exons ATGGGTAAAGGTTTTTGGAAATCGGTAAAACCTTTGTTTAATGAAAAAGCCAAATATGGTAAAGAGAGAATTATTCTTGTTGACAAATATATTCAATATAATAATGATAGTGATATTGCAAACATAtttaatgaatattttaataaaattactgACAACCTTAACATGCCACACATTCCTCAAGCTCTTTCATCCAAGTGTGATGCTGTTCTTGCTGCAGTTGAGAA TCTTTTTTCTTTGGCAGAGATAATCCCTTTATATAAAAAGGGTAGCTCCACAGACAAGGTAAATTATAGACCTGTCAGTTTGTTACCAACTGTTTCCAAAGTTTTTGAGAGCATTTTAGCCAAACAACTGTTACCATTCTTCAACACCTTTTTGTCTAAATATCTTTGTGGATTTCGAAAGAGTTACAGCTGTCAGTATGCTATTTTAAACATGCTTCAAAAGTGGcaagaatgtctctcaaaatCTGGAAAAGTCGGTGCAGTTTTGATGGATTTATCCAAAGCGTTTGATTGTCTCCCTTCTGGTCTTTTAATTGCAAAACTCGAGGCATATGGCGTTGGATATAATACATTAAAGCTTGTACTGAGCTATCTATCAAACAGGAAACATCGAGTGAGGTTAGGTTCCTCG GGTGATACCTGCAACTTTGCCGACGACAACACCATTTTTAGTTGTAAGAGTAGCATTACTGCTGTTCTAGAAAGTTTGCACTCTGACATAGTCAAAGTGGTAAACTGGTTCAACTCAAATGGTATGGTTGCAAATCCAAGCAAGTTTCAGATGATAATTCTGGGAGCTGATGTTGGCAATATCAGCATTCAGATTGGCTCATCTTCTATTGCTCCTTCAAAACAAGTTAAGTTACTAGGTATTACTCTGGatgaaaaactttcattttaccCTCACGTAAAAGGGATGTGCAAAAGTGCTTCCTCAAAGACAAAAGCACTCCTGAGGATACGAAATTTTCTCAAACAAGATCAA GCAACCCATGAAAGAGCGTTGTGTGCAAAAACTGGTCTGATGCAGAAAACCTATACAGAAATACTGGAAATATCTAGTATGATGCCTATCCATGATAGAAATCTGAAAAGCCTTGTAACTGAAGTTTATAAGTGTCTTCATGGATTGAACCCTGAACTAATGTGGGATATTTTTCGAAAGAAGGAGACTACTTACAGTCTTAGGCGTGGTACTGTACTGGTCATTccaccttctaaaagcagtatcgGGCagaattcttttcaatttcgcGCTAGCCTAGCCTGGAATTACCTACCTGCGTGTGTCAAAAATGTGACAGATCTAAAAGAATTCAAATCTGTCATCAGGCACGTTGAAATATACTGCCAATGTAAACTCTGTGCTGCTCATTCGGGGATCAATCGATGA